The region ATTgtgtattttgattttgaattgaaatatacgattcggacctgGCACCTTCCGTTGCGCGCTTTCatatcatatatttaaaataataagtttatacattttattttaaatctttgccttttaccttaatttttttatttttttatatttatatgctTAAACCttataatcatattattttaGGCTTCATTGATTTAAAAATCACGAAATTTAGcatgttttgaaattttagtacgaactttaaatttagtttattatcGGACACCAaccttcaaattttatataaaattgctaaaattgaaaattcgtgttaaaatttaaataaacgttaaagattatgatttttaaagcaaCTAAACTTACTTTTTTATAGTGATTCTTTTTGccttttaattaagttttttaaaTACCTTAACATACTTTTATTTCTCAAGATATATCATCCAAGactaataaaatcaaatataaacaaaatgagACAAAAAGAGCTCTGTATTTAAAGAGAGGAATGCTACCAAAATTAGAACTTTGATTAGAAGTTCTTAAACACAACACTAATCAACCCAACTTTACCTAATAGATTACTGTCTCTATCTAATTATTTAAGGAACAGGATAAGCTTTGTTATTACACATGCACCTATAAGAAACCGGGCATGGCTCTGATGCACGTGTAAGTGAAGCACACAAAGGGCTAACTATTACTAATTTACAAGGTGAACATGAGCCACATGCATGACTGCAATCGGGCAATCTTGACCCAGCAACTTGAAGTGGCTGTTCATTTGTTTCGTCCATCATTTTTCGCCCATCATTATCCTCATGCACATCTGCAAAATGAGACACTATTTTAAGGGTTTGAATTTGATACTAAATTGTAGCTATtgtgaattaaaaaaaagatagaatACGTATTTGTATCTTTTAGGTATTCGATCCCtgtacttttatatatttatcaaaactgAATTCAATATTTAGGGActcaattttgataaataaaaagcaTAGGAActcaatataaaaaatgataaagtaCTAGGACTCCAATATGcattttaccaaaaataaatatgaaaagaaaagtCTCTTAGGGAAGCCAGCAGCATTTATTTTAGCGGTTTCTAGCACATTGAGTTCCTGTGTAATAAACAATATagaaaatagtttaattttatatgacatataattgttatttgtatctaactttatttttttgattgatgAATAAATacgaaatttttttcaaataaaatgcaCTTAATAATATCCAAAGTACAATTTCTATTCCAAAAGAGATATGCTTAAAACGTactaacataaaataataatcgtTTCCGCAAAGGTAATttaataacacaaatatatatatattatgactTCAgaatttaaggtttgattttttcgtttttattataaaattaaaatataaaaacaaaagataaaaacaagaaaagaaGTATACGAGACTGAAGTGATCGGCAATCTCTAGCAAGCGTAGACCGTGGAATGAGAATAGCAACACCAACCATGACCAATGCAAAAATGTAGACTGAATATTTCATTGCTGTGATACTAAACTTTCCAATTGAAAGTGacgaaatttgaaatttgaaatgagtgaaataataaaaagatagaTAACCAAAAGggtttataaatatacaagatTTGTTGGGGGGCCAATATAGAGTATTGAAGTAATTCACAGGCCATATATGAGAATAAAATAGAATAGAAAAATGGTCACATGAAAAGGGGTGAGCCCAAAAGAACAAGTCATATTCAAAATCACATGGATTTCTCTTGCACACTCAATTGCCTTGTAGACAGTGTCTTTTTGTTGCCATGTGTTCAAAGATTTGTGCTTCTATCATTAAATGAACCTCATTTGGTGCTTGAGTTCTATTAAGATAGAAACAAATTAAACCTAGAACTTCATGCTTCCATAATTAAAGACTGATAGGGATAGGGATTTTTATTCTTAGGATATGCATACTCCATATCTATTTATTTTATGCAACCTTCTCTTATGATATTTACTAATGTGTTTTAAACCGGACCCGAGATCGAATCAGCTTCGTTGAAAATTTATGGTTCGACCAATTCAATCAGGTtcgattgatttttttttgctttattaaatatcaactatttaaataaaaatatattattatttttaaaaaaaactacttattaacttttattatgaaaaattatatcattaatGATCAATATTTAAGATTACATAGAATAATTACTATGTAGGAGATAAAaccatgatttttttattttaatagtaattattatttaatcttgtgtttataaataaaaaatacggtggctattcaaataaaattaattattaaatgtttgaaataattattattgatCAATATTTATGCGCACACAAATTCTAGATAAAGTTCAATTGATGGCCAATCAATCAAAGAACGATAAACATAAGAATTAATTACGAAAACACGATATTAAACAATCTCTTACTAATATAAAAACTCAAtccataaaataacaataaatccCACAATTAAGCTACATCCCTAACTCtagtgtaaacatttggccaaaCCCATACTAAAGCCCCTGTACTATACGATTTTTATTCAGGAGGCCCTTATCTCGAAAATGTTATCTGTCCGATCCTTTTACTTGTCATTTTCGCAATTTTGGTGCCCTTATCTGGACGGAATGAAGAGAGTACGTTTCACTTGCGTTATGTGAgagtataaaatataaattgtcatggtttttttaacttttaatccttataaatagaataaaatacacataaaataaAAGGACTTTTAAGTAAATTTTTCCTTTCCTTTTTCCACTTTATTTTCAGCACTTCGTCTTCTTCACCAAGCCAAATTGCCCAGCCACTGTTCACATCAAACCTACAGTtagtaaaatttcaaattttgaccCATGGCTTTCTAACTTTCAATCACCTCATTTTTGCCCTTTACTTTCATTTCATCTAGCTTAAAATCCACACCCTGTTTCCCTTTTATCAATTTTCTCTTTGAACTCATCTCTCTAATGGCAGCCGTCGTCGGGTCATCGATCGTCATTTGCTCTCGTTCTACTCTGATAATgccaattttttgtttttatttattaattatgtgtTATCTGTatgtttattgttattttttgatTTGCAATCTCAAAAAACTGACCTAGCTACTGTAAGCATCACCATCCTTAATTGCCGGAGAATTAGCCATCACCACTGTATTTGAAAATGAAGACACGATCGTGCAGCAACAACACTGAATGCTCAAAATTCAAATCTTGGATCTCGCAGCTTTCGGAAAGTGGAGACACAAAGCGTTAAAGTCTGTCTTGTGTTCATACTTCGCTGGCTCCCTTCTCAGATCATCCATGGTGTATGTCGCTAGAGGTCACAACGAACAAAAGATTGCTTTGAAGCCAATGGAGGTTTACATTATTGAAACGGATGAGTAAAGGGCGGTGGTGGTGGCGGGTATGAATGAAAAAAGAGATGCGCGGTGAGTGACAATCGTATTTGAATTGTCCATCGGTGACAATGTAGTCGGAAGGAAGAAAAAGAAGTGTCAGTGCGATGGTTAAACAGAtggaggaagaagatgatggcaaaattatgattttgtcatcaaattttttttataatacaatttttttgttaagtTATAATTTCATATGagataaactttttaatttatgcCACATAGACTTCCATGTGAAGGAAGGAATGCCACATCACATTATTCTGTTTATTAACGGAGAGTGAGACACACTCTCTTCATTTCGTCCAAAAAAGGGCATTAAAGTCACGGAAATGACAAGTACAAGGACTGAAGAGATAACATTTTCGAGATAAGGGCCTTCTAAATAAAAGTCGTATAGTACAGGGACCTTAGTATGGGTTTGGCCTAAAAATTTAGTTACACATAATCTGAAATCGAAAAGCAAAAACAGAATTAAAAGAAttcattgataaaaaaatgaagaaatacTTTTTAGATTCCAGATTCGATCATGAGTTGATTTCTTcctttaatctttaaaaaaaaaattcttctatCTTGTTTAATTGGTCTTTTTATTCCTTCTGTCTACTTCTAAGTCTCTAAGTTGTGAAAAAATTTCGAACTCTAACTCAAAACTCTTCTTTTTAGCTTTCATAGTCCCCAAATTTAAAGGAAAAACACCTAAAAATGAACTTATTCGCGTTGCTAACCGGACATACTAACCGGTTCTACTGGGTAGGTCAAGATGTAGGTCCGGCTGACTAAACCATCTTGGTAGTGAGTAAACCGGACCTGGTTCTACTGAGCAGGTTCGGCTGTAGGTCTGAATTGATAGGTGGCAGGCAGGTAAGGTTAACTCCAAAATTTTGCTGCAATCTTTACTTCAATTGGCTCTCAATCACGCATTTTTCTTAATCCTAAAGAAAGTTAGTTAACTTAAAGAATCAGGGTATAATCAAACCATAATTTACATGatctaataataattaaatcaaaatactCTCAACAAAACAAGTAAAATTATGATTTATCAACTAACAATCTATTAGTcttaaatattgaaaatttgcaaattttaaCCCTTCCCTTTTGATATATTGAAAATTTGCCCCTTCAAACTCAAATTTACCCTCATTACTTTTATTAAGTTTTAaccttaaattttattatcatgAGCATATGTCATAAAACTAGAGGTGGACAAAGACGGGTTCCATGAGagtaatttataaattggtCCATGATattggtttttaaaattaacaatcCTAAATTTAACTAGTATGACCACCGGTTTTATCGATTTGATCAGTTTAACCACACCGGTTAAgtaaatttttgtaaaaaataaattaattagcatatgatttaaaaattagattGCTCTtgtgaattaaaatttaatttaatcaacataaaaacaaataaaatgtaaatCATGTTTCCAAAATCATATTACTCAatctcaaaaaattaaaatgccaGTATCTTGAATCGGCCGGTCGCACtgatttgccaaaaaataaaataccggTTTTTAAGAAAGGCTTACTAGACTGAGCAGACGAGACGAATCCAGATTGGTCCGTCTTCTGTTAGACGAACTTGGATGAGTTTTGTCTAGGAGAAGACGAACTCACTTCGCCTTCCTTAAATGAACCCAGTGATAAGAGAAGACGGTAGAGAGAGGGGCATCGTAGTCGGAGTGGGAGAGAGCGGCGGTGGTCGGAGTGGGAGAAGGCAAAGCGAGAGTGGAGAATATAACAATCTAAATCTTAGGATAAATATTTTCTCGGAAAAGTATgaagttttgaaataaattttataaatttatacaaattatatatatatatatattaaaataattctaTTAGGTTTAtgtgtaattaaattaattaaatattaaattagttttaattaattaattaagaaatattaattatttttcaagatattaatatcttataattaattaatttgattaaaaaattaaatttgatgggTTAGATTATCATGTGGCAAAAAAATTGGTTCGAATGATTAGGAAAGATATCACATATGCTTAAATAAGATAAATGGAccgatatttaattttttttgaatataactAATCACAAACTCGCatagttttgatatttttagttGATTAAGACTTAATAAATGATATTATGAACCATTctctttttaattatccttattaaaagaaaaacatataaaatgctTAGCTCTCTACAAAAGTACCACTTCTAATTGTTATGATTAACTAATACCTCACATCTCACACATTCCCTTGTCCTTGTAGCATTAAAAGTACTACTTCTAATTGTTTTATACTTTCTAATTGTCTAATGATAATAAATTAGTTATCTTTCACCAAAATATAAATACAAGTTTAGGcattatttaacattttatatacTTAAGAGATTcacttaaattttaaagtgtTACACTAATTTGTAGCTAATCCCCAATCTCATACTCGAGTTCTTTAAAGGTTTActcaatgaaaaataatttttttaaacatggTTAAAACTTTCAAAGTTATTCGTttagtttattttcaattttttaatttaaattgtaattagttaaaatgaaatagaaacaattcaaatatgttttaaaattgtttatgaTAAAAGGTTGGCATCGAGAAATCGTATCTCCCACTCcgaatattattaaaaataaataaaaaagcttgagtacaaaatcaaaactaaataaTCCAACAATCTCAACATTAAATTATCTTATTTGAAAATCGCTTCTTTATTCGGCGAGAAATTCGAACCGTATCAGATATAAATTTGACCCAGAGGAtgcataaataatttttataaatttaattttactgatttcttaaaaattcttttaaaaaagtttactttaaatttttctgATGCGTGAGTTTCATTTTTGAACTGTAATCCAATATTCTTCTTCTTGCATATTTCAGAAACTATAAGAACCAAAATtacttcaaaatatttattaatatttgcaTTTATATTATCTAATATATGTTGTGAGCAATCTAAATCAACCAAACCTTTCCATTTATGAAGAACCAATGGAGCAATAATACATGCaccaattttattaataatgtaaGCCAATAAAATTTGACTATCGTTCGACGGAGTCTTCAGAATAATctcaataaaaattatgtcTTATAAAGGTCATGTAAAGAAGAATTCGCCTCACTCAAATTCACCTTtaaattatagaggaaatgaCATGGTATACTCTATTATTTAATATCTTTATAAGAATACCTCATTGCTATCAAAGTTATCAACCGCACGCGTTTTTTAATTTTCCTTTTTCACTTTTACTCCTTTCTTGAACTATCCAGTGTGTCCTTCTCATCTCCATTTTTGATCTTTCCAGCTTTAACTTCTtcgtcttctttttttttttttttttaaagataaaatagtAATTCACACTATCAAttagaaaaactaaaaatttcaagagttcattaatttataatattttatattttattctttttatttgactttttaatattattattttttgtaaatatatatatatatatatattatttattttacttataataatatatacaaaaataaataaatggattttttaACTTGTCTATTATagtcaaatctatcatttttatttttatttttaaaaaaatttaaatatttatctcTTATATTCATATAtctgttattttaattttagctttttaatttaatgttttaaatttgttcCAACATATaagtttttatttctttaattatttttcttttattggtTAGTTATGCATTTTGAGCATAAAAATATTGGGAAATGATAGAGTatgccttctgatccggtggATTAACCTGCAAAATATGATAGAATCTAAttggacggtggttgtccgattaactttCCGATGCTGAAGTAAGCGTTAAGCTTTGAACGGCGTTTTGAGTTTATGAATCTAATTATGTGTTTtggcatacctcaaactctttatatagtagttgaataTATACCTTATATACTTGAAATAGGGAACGTCTTACTAAATATGATTCCTTATTCatacatgagtcctatttagtaACGTCTACTAAATAGTCTAGTCTTTCTAAATTAGAGATTATATTTAGAAGTTGGAATTTGTATTCAAATAGAAAAGATCTTcaagaatttttgtaaatttcGTAGTCTGAATAAATTTCAAggtcgacgtgctttgtccgagtcctcaggggaTTCAGTATTGTCTTTGTGGATCGAGATTATATTCCAATCGAAGCGGATTTTATAGATTCGGCCGCTGGTTTCGTCTAAATTAGCCCTTTGTGCGGGAGTCTGATATCGCCCGAGGATGGATCTTGTGCGGCTCGGCTCTATAGTACTTATAATAGGATTCAGTATCTATcagtaaacaaaaataatattattaaacgGTTGTAATTGTGTTCAAAcgtcataaaaataaatgactaACTAAAAGGAATcgaaataaaagtaaaatacaCCAAATATAGAGAGCAACTCAATAACAACTAATGAGCTACGAACGAGCTACCAATGATCTACCATTAAAATATCAATAGTTGATCAAAGAAAAACTAATTAACAATCTAacaaaaattaaccaaaaaacaAGAGctgagtattttttttatattttttaatgttatttgttttaaatatttctcatttttatattGTATCTGTGGTGTATATATGGTTACATTTATTGAATACTTCATTAAAGAAGGAATATGccttttaatttacatattaaatttagaGTGAATACTATGTTTTATTgtgttattatataaaatcaacgAAAATGAATACGGCATAAAGTCTCATTAAAACCTCATCGACCAATGAATgcaaagaaaagagaaaaaaattaaaactgataaaaaaaatgatgtatgtttatgtatgtcatattttttatataaatatatattatatatatgtatatatgtttttttcaagttcaacttaattattttctttttgtttctaaaTATGTAAACAATAAAAGATATATCGTAGGAACATTTCATGTAATGATCAACCACTGAGCAACAAAGAGCAACCAACGAACTATAAAAGAGCAATCAACAAGCGACAAGAAAACAACAAACGAACAACGAATAAcaatcaacaacaaaaaatgataataaaaacaaataaaatattcaagAATTATAATAACAGGTCTACATTTATTGTCATGATCAGCTACATAAGCAATATtagttatgttttttatttgataaaaaatatttaactaaataaaatagatgatatttaaatataataaaaaataaaagagattgTATTATTgataattgtaaaattaaaaaaaattaatattgagTGACTTGATAATATATTAAtagagaaaaataataaaataaacttacaATGGATATGACAAGCGTTgtcatatcaaaataaaataaatatccaaAGATAAATAAGTGTTTtgatattgaaaaaaatatgataaatttttaatagaaaaattaaatattttgattataataataacaatattaaaagAGTAACCAATAAACAACtagtaattctttttattttttatttaaaattgttgtttctgaaatataatttataaattttatcttttaatttgtccaaatttttttatagaaaaaaattatgtttgggatgaaaaataatttttttagttctttTGATGTTAACCCTCTACATATGAAATCTAAAAAGTAgccaatcaaaataaaaatgtcaaagTCCAACTAATAGCTTTTCCAAAGCTAATATAAGATGCATAAGAGAATAAGAAAGCTTTGTTACATAATTAAAGAAAGAACATGTGGTCAGATGGAGGAAAAATTAACGGCGTACGCttgtaagttgaaaaataaaaaaagcgtATAAATGCTAAAGTTTATGCTCAGGAGTGTAATTGTCATGTGGATCACTTTTTCAAGTATCTCTAAACAAAGCCCTAAATTATATTCTTCATGTCACTATAATGACCATGTTTCTGAAATCTGTTCATGGGCTAGATGCCCGGCCCGCAAGCATAGGCCATCCCTCTAGGACAGGGCTTGAACACTAAATATGCCAAAACTGGCCCGAGCCCAATTCTGAAAGAACCCACTAATTTATAGATGCATTCACATTTTTATTGGAGAAAATTAGCCCCCTAACTGTGTTgggaaaatttaatttgaaatttacggtcaccaaatttgttttagattttactagcaatttgtttttgaaataacAACTTTTCAATTACAcaaatacatttattaaattaaacaaatactATGCCGTTATTTTTAGTAACTCCCACAATCTGCATGCATCtcttttcaaatatattttctcTAGATTATCTCCTTCAATCTTTAAATCCTATCATTAAGAAATATTCCCAATTTGAATAGAAATTAGGCTGCattttcctttaaaaaatgGCGAAAACAAGGGTTGCTAAATACACAACCACCAACCGAGAAATCtccaacaaaaaaaaacatacgaTGGCGGTTGTGGAAGAGGTGGAAAATTCGATGGCGGACGTGCAGGTCGGCGGGAG is a window of Mercurialis annua linkage group LG2, ddMerAnnu1.2, whole genome shotgun sequence DNA encoding:
- the LOC126670144 gene encoding protein EPIDERMAL PATTERNING FACTOR 1-like; the encoded protein is MKYSVYIFALVMVGVAILIPRSTLARDCRSLQSHVHEDNDGRKMMDETNEQPLQVAGSRLPDCSHACGSCSPCKLVIVSPLCASLTRASEPCPVSYRCMCNNKAYPVP